A window of Hymenobacter aerilatus contains these coding sequences:
- a CDS encoding HipA family kinase, protein MESQPELRTVEVTRYVTPLREGGSLPALVEADDGFLYVLKFRGAGQGLKALIAELIVGELARTLGLRVPELVFCQLDEAFGRTEPDEEIQDLLRFSTGQNLGLHYLSGAVTFDPLVNQVAPLLASQIVWLDALTLNVDRTARNTNMLMWHQELWLIDHGAALYVHHTGPDWAQPDRQRTFAQVKDHVLLPQASELTAVDAECRARLTPEHIRQIVELVPEEWLLADASTTAPPAEQRENYVRFLTARLAASETFVQEANHARQALI, encoded by the coding sequence ATGGAAAGTCAACCCGAATTGCGCACCGTGGAGGTGACGCGCTACGTGACACCGCTGCGCGAGGGCGGCTCCCTACCCGCGCTGGTAGAAGCCGACGATGGGTTCCTGTACGTGCTCAAGTTCCGGGGTGCGGGGCAGGGCCTCAAGGCCCTGATTGCTGAGCTGATTGTGGGCGAGCTGGCCCGCACACTGGGCCTGCGTGTGCCGGAGCTGGTATTTTGCCAGCTCGACGAAGCCTTCGGCCGCACCGAGCCCGACGAGGAAATCCAAGACTTGCTGCGCTTCAGCACAGGCCAGAACCTGGGCCTGCACTACCTGTCCGGCGCCGTTACCTTCGACCCTTTGGTAAATCAGGTAGCGCCGCTGCTGGCCTCGCAGATTGTGTGGCTCGATGCCCTCACGCTGAACGTAGACCGCACCGCCCGCAACACCAATATGCTGATGTGGCACCAGGAGCTATGGCTGATAGACCACGGCGCCGCCCTCTACGTACACCACACTGGCCCCGACTGGGCGCAGCCCGACCGCCAGCGCACGTTTGCGCAGGTGAAAGACCACGTGCTCCTACCCCAGGCCAGCGAGCTAACGGCCGTAGATGCCGAGTGCCGCGCCCGCCTCACGCCCGAGCACATCCGCCAGATTGTGGAGCTGGTGCCCGAGGAATGGCTCCTGGCCGATGCCTCTACCACCGCCCCGCCCGCCGAGCAGCGCGAAAACTACGTCCGGTTCTTGACTGCCCGTCTGGCCGCATCCGAAACCTTTGTGCAGGAAGCCAATCATGCCCGACAAGCACTTATTTGA
- a CDS encoding outer membrane beta-barrel protein, with the protein MKVQFVVRHRHGMALLSALLLSGAGASAQQAAPTLASAHSWYVGAQAGPSLQVYNTDKFNGTGMATAAIGVHGGYELQPRLMLQVGLAYGRGATPVEQLSGSGPFSNYPATNYIRSAWTVPAQLRWSFAKTPHRFQVQGLVGFSLCFFSQRYTAFRYEAGPKQTEDARDTNGYLNFGLGSNFRLTSRLHLATDLLTSANLQRPINSLYPIAPGVSAALGLNYRL; encoded by the coding sequence ATGAAAGTTCAGTTCGTTGTAAGGCATCGTCACGGCATGGCCTTGCTGAGTGCGCTCCTGCTAAGCGGTGCTGGTGCCAGCGCTCAACAGGCGGCGCCTACGCTGGCCAGCGCTCATTCGTGGTATGTGGGAGCGCAGGCCGGGCCAAGCCTTCAGGTATACAACACAGATAAATTCAACGGTACCGGGATGGCTACCGCCGCCATCGGCGTACACGGCGGCTACGAACTCCAGCCGCGGCTGATGTTGCAGGTGGGGCTGGCGTACGGGCGCGGAGCTACGCCGGTGGAGCAGTTGTCGGGCAGCGGCCCGTTCAGTAACTATCCCGCAACCAACTACATCCGTAGCGCCTGGACGGTGCCCGCGCAGCTGCGGTGGTCGTTTGCCAAAACCCCTCACCGCTTCCAAGTGCAGGGTCTGGTGGGTTTTAGCCTGTGCTTCTTCTCCCAGCGCTACACGGCCTTCCGGTACGAGGCCGGCCCGAAGCAAACCGAAGATGCCCGCGACACCAACGGCTACCTCAACTTTGGCCTGGGCAGCAACTTCCGGCTAACCAGCCGGCTGCACCTAGCCACCGACCTGCTCACTAGTGCAAATCTGCAGCGCCCTATCAACAGCCTCTATCCCATTGCGCCCGGTGTCAGTGCCGCACTGGGGCTGAATTATCGGCTTTAA
- a CDS encoding leucine-rich repeat-containing protein kinase family protein, translated as MHTLDQIRAGQLAGIQRLDLSCGLSEFPREIFDLADSLEILNLSGNRLSSLPDDLGQLHKLRVLFCSDNQFTVVPEVLGQLPHLSMVGFKANQIQTLPAAALPPRLRWLILTDNQLQAVPPELGNCRELQKLMLAGNQLTELPDTMAACTNLELLRIAANRFAALPAWLLALPRLSWLAYAGNPFFDEIEARVVAQHPIRSIEWSALTIQQQLGEGASGVIYRGEWQQVAGAAQPVAVKLFKGAVTSDGLPHSEMSACISAGRHPNLIAVEGKISHHPAQAEGLVLELIDPAFGNLAGPPSLASCTRDVYAPGTMFSLPAALRLAHGIASATAHLHAQGILHGDLYAHNILNTSAGECLLGDFGAACFFDAGTPTAQALQQLEVRAFGCLLEELLAHTEATAETTATVEALATLQQRCVQPEVAARPLFAEIEQVLTEL; from the coding sequence ATGCACACTCTCGACCAAATCCGCGCCGGCCAGCTGGCCGGCATTCAGCGCCTTGACCTTTCCTGTGGCCTCTCCGAGTTCCCCCGCGAAATATTCGATCTGGCTGATTCGCTGGAAATCCTGAATCTGTCGGGCAACCGACTCTCCTCCCTACCCGACGACCTGGGGCAGCTGCACAAGCTGCGCGTGCTCTTCTGCTCCGACAACCAGTTTACCGTCGTGCCGGAGGTACTGGGCCAGCTGCCGCACCTGAGCATGGTCGGCTTCAAGGCCAACCAGATCCAAACGCTGCCTGCCGCTGCGCTGCCGCCCCGGCTGCGCTGGCTGATCCTGACCGATAACCAACTGCAAGCGGTGCCGCCGGAATTGGGTAACTGCCGGGAGCTGCAAAAGCTGATGCTGGCCGGCAACCAGCTCACCGAGCTACCCGATACCATGGCCGCCTGCACCAACCTGGAACTGCTGCGCATTGCCGCCAACCGCTTCGCGGCGCTACCTGCGTGGCTGCTGGCGCTGCCGCGGCTGAGCTGGCTGGCTTACGCCGGAAATCCCTTCTTCGATGAGATAGAGGCCCGCGTAGTAGCCCAGCATCCCATCCGCAGCATCGAGTGGTCGGCGCTAACCATCCAGCAGCAGCTGGGCGAGGGCGCGTCGGGCGTGATCTACCGCGGCGAGTGGCAACAAGTGGCAGGCGCTGCGCAGCCAGTGGCCGTGAAGCTCTTTAAAGGAGCCGTGACCAGCGACGGACTGCCGCACAGCGAAATGTCGGCTTGCATCAGCGCCGGCCGGCATCCGAACCTAATAGCTGTGGAAGGCAAGATCAGCCACCATCCTGCCCAGGCCGAGGGGCTGGTGCTAGAGCTAATTGATCCTGCCTTTGGTAATCTGGCTGGCCCGCCCAGTCTGGCCTCCTGCACCCGCGACGTGTATGCACCCGGCACCATGTTCAGCCTACCCGCCGCGCTGCGCCTAGCCCACGGCATCGCCTCGGCCACGGCCCACCTGCACGCCCAGGGTATTTTGCACGGCGACTTGTACGCGCACAACATCTTGAACACCAGCGCCGGCGAGTGTCTACTCGGCGACTTCGGCGCAGCCTGCTTTTTCGATGCGGGCACACCCACGGCGCAGGCATTGCAGCAGTTAGAGGTGCGGGCCTTCGGCTGTCTGCTGGAAGAATTACTGGCCCACACCGAGGCCACAGCCGAAACTACGGCGACGGTGGAAGCCCTCGCAACCTTGCAGCAGCGTTGCGTGCAGCCAGAGGTTGCGGCCCGGCCGTTGTTCGCGGAGATAGAGCAGGTGCTGACGGAGTTGTAG
- a CDS encoding DUF3037 domain-containing protein, producing MPDKHLFEYAVLRVVPRVEREEFLNVGVILYCASQGFLQVRFTVPEARLQAFAGQPLDLADLHARLHAFERICAGRRTGGPIGQLPVSSRFRWLTAMRSTIVQTSAVHPGLCTDPSAALDRLFEELVA from the coding sequence ATGCCCGACAAGCACTTATTTGAGTACGCCGTGCTGCGCGTGGTGCCCCGCGTGGAGCGCGAAGAGTTTCTGAATGTGGGCGTTATCCTGTACTGCGCGTCGCAGGGGTTCCTGCAAGTGCGCTTCACGGTGCCCGAAGCCCGTCTGCAAGCCTTCGCCGGCCAACCCCTCGACCTGGCCGACTTGCACGCACGGCTGCACGCCTTCGAACGTATTTGCGCGGGTCGCCGCACGGGTGGCCCCATTGGGCAGCTGCCGGTGTCCTCGCGCTTCCGCTGGCTCACGGCCATGCGCAGCACCATCGTGCAGACCTCTGCCGTGCACCCCGGCCTCTGCACCGACCCCAGCGCCGCGCTGGACCGGTTGTTTGAGGAGTTGGTAGCTTGA